In Thermoproteota archaeon, one DNA window encodes the following:
- a CDS encoding MBL fold metallo-hydrolase, translated as MIVHQIQVGNMQNFCYIVTDEETNECIVIDPSWDLEKIEEVVTRNDLTVKYIVNTHHHFDHTIGNKAMSESTGAKIIQHEASTLDHDISVKNNEKIKFGKSELTVIHTPGHSKDSICLIGDGKIFSGDTLFVGNCGRVDLPGGSARELYHSLFDILHNLDDSLTLYCGHNYGSSPTSTIGKEKKMNFVMQPRSEQEFVEMMGQ; from the coding sequence ATGATAGTCCATCAAATACAAGTTGGAAACATGCAAAATTTTTGTTATATTGTTACCGACGAAGAAACAAACGAATGCATTGTTATTGATCCCTCATGGGATCTTGAAAAAATTGAAGAGGTTGTTACCAGAAATGATCTGACTGTAAAGTACATTGTTAACACACATCATCATTTTGATCATACAATTGGGAATAAAGCAATGAGTGAATCTACTGGAGCAAAAATAATTCAACATGAAGCATCAACTTTAGATCATGACATATCTGTAAAAAATAATGAAAAAATAAAATTTGGTAAAAGTGAATTAACCGTAATTCATACTCCTGGCCACTCAAAGGACAGTATTTGTCTAATTGGTGATGGGAAAATCTTTTCAGGTGATACTTTGTTTGTTGGAAATTGTGGTAGAGTCGATCTTCCTGGTGGTAGTGCACGTGAGTTATACCATAGCCTATTTGATATACTTCATAACTTAGATGATTCGCTCACTCTTTACTGCGGACATAATTATGGCTCATCTCCTACATCTACAATTGGTAAAGAAAAGAAAATGAATTTTGTAATGCAACCGAGATCTGAACAAGAATTTGTAGAAATGATGGGACAGTGA
- a CDS encoding copper oxidase, protein MFSIISISVVLGSLFFVLPVISEAQKEEKTFVTHSGRVVTTSGEILDPLYTSTTLEFDPMEFLRDFNYGRVSELPDGTILREYTIIAEDDGIMEVSPGVFYNVWTFNGTVPGPTIRATEGDLVRIKFINNGEKEHTMHFHGIHEAHMDGVFEPVGPGGGKFVYEFRAGPVGVHPYHCHIMPLEEHIVHGLYGVYIVDPKEGRAPADEMVMVLNSLDTDFDTENNFYAANTIPFYYQHHPIQINTGDLIRVYVVNMVEFDPINNFHLHGNLYRYNPTGTDTDSFYTDMITLSQTERGIMEFSYDYPGKYLFHAHKVEFSEKGWVGLFLVNGEPLAETIGSINYGN, encoded by the coding sequence ATGTTTTCAATTATATCTATTAGTGTAGTTTTAGGTTCGTTATTCTTTGTTTTACCTGTAATTTCTGAAGCACAAAAAGAAGAAAAGACGTTTGTAACTCATTCTGGTAGGGTTGTCACTACATCTGGTGAAATATTAGATCCTCTTTACACAAGTACCACTTTGGAGTTTGATCCAATGGAATTTCTTCGAGATTTTAATTATGGAAGAGTATCTGAGCTTCCAGATGGAACCATTCTAAGGGAATATACGATTATTGCAGAGGATGACGGAATCATGGAAGTTTCTCCTGGGGTTTTTTACAATGTTTGGACATTTAATGGAACAGTTCCAGGTCCAACTATCAGAGCAACAGAAGGAGATTTGGTTCGAATAAAATTCATCAACAATGGTGAAAAGGAGCACACTATGCATTTTCATGGAATTCATGAAGCGCATATGGATGGAGTCTTTGAGCCAGTTGGTCCCGGTGGTGGAAAATTTGTCTACGAATTTAGAGCCGGACCTGTTGGTGTTCATCCATACCATTGTCATATAATGCCATTAGAGGAACACATTGTCCATGGATTGTACGGTGTTTACATCGTAGATCCTAAAGAAGGCAGAGCACCTGCAGATGAAATGGTAATGGTTCTGAATAGTTTGGATACTGACTTTGATACCGAAAATAATTTCTACGCTGCAAACACAATTCCATTTTACTATCAACACCATCCAATCCAAATTAACACTGGCGATTTAATCAGAGTCTATGTAGTAAACATGGTCGAATTTGATCCAATAAACAATTTCCATTTGCATGGAAATTTGTATCGTTATAACCCAACTGGAACTGACACCGACTCTTTTTACACTGACATGATTACTCTTTCACAAACTGAACGTGGAATAATGGAATTTTCATATGATTATCCTGGGAAATATCTATTTCATGCTCATAAAGTAGAATTTTCAGAGAAAGGCTGGGTTGGATTATTCCTAGTAAACGGGGAGCCATTAGCTGAAACCATTGGAAGTATAAACTATGGAAATTAA
- a CDS encoding 30S ribosomal protein S4 — translation MGDPKYPRRMWRKPKRPLNYELKMEELKTLGTFGLKTKRELWKAHTELSRIRHQARSLLALGQEIREEKEPILMKSLRRIGLVGESSTLDDVLNLHVEELLGRRLQTIVMKKLGFKTPYQARQAVIHGHIMIGDRIVNVPSYTVTVNEEKDIKLTPGSSLKDLLEKISKNESSEKTKAEKTDSESSDMDDKNVESVSDEGENDSTDKPEE, via the coding sequence ATGGGAGATCCAAAATATCCAAGACGAATGTGGAGAAAGCCTAAGCGTCCATTGAATTATGAGTTAAAGATGGAAGAGTTGAAAACTCTGGGCACTTTTGGATTAAAAACAAAAAGAGAATTATGGAAAGCTCATACAGAACTATCTAGAATTAGACATCAGGCTCGTTCATTGTTAGCTTTAGGACAAGAGATTAGAGAAGAAAAAGAACCAATCCTTATGAAATCATTGAGAAGAATTGGACTGGTAGGAGAAAGTTCAACTTTGGATGACGTATTGAATCTTCACGTTGAAGAATTGTTAGGTAGAAGATTACAAACGATTGTTATGAAAAAATTAGGTTTCAAGACACCATATCAAGCAAGACAGGCTGTAATTCATGGACATATAATGATTGGAGACAGGATAGTAAATGTTCCATCATATACTGTAACAGTTAATGAAGAAAAAGATATCAAACTAACACCAGGTTCTTCATTAAAAGATCTATTAGAAAAAATTTCCAAGAACGAATCTTCCGAAAAGACTAAAGCTGAGAAAACAGATAGTGAATCCTCAGACATGGATGATAAAAATGTCGAATCTGTCTCTGATGAGGGTGAAAATGATTCAACCGATAAACCAGAAGAATAA
- a CDS encoding TIGR00303 family protein codes for MKDIEFFGNIKNCENFVNAVKEKDFLFSLVISYTSTSEIPGITIAGSNSELVKFTAPADAEFLHYGYCKSIKSIPMTPDGKPTPALITKSALESASIPLVVINAGSKVEPQLPFIQTGLKPGNNITQNFGLDEESFLHAIDYGRIIGRTLASLTDCLVIGESLPGGTTTALAVMRGLGIDAKVSSSIPKNPVELKNRIVTNALKKLDNDDPFNVVKAVGDPMIPTVAGMLSSASEISKVLLSGGTQMAAVLAFAKSIGYKSDNVAIGTTCYITNDTTANFLEIIKQIDDISILVVDPKLERSEFPGLKSFSEGFAKEGAGAGGSLIAAMLKAGLDSEKLLQLTENQYKRIFTSQ; via the coding sequence GTGAAAGATATTGAATTTTTCGGAAATATAAAAAATTGTGAAAACTTTGTAAATGCTGTTAAAGAAAAGGACTTTTTATTTTCATTAGTGATTTCTTATACGTCTACTAGTGAAATTCCTGGAATTACCATAGCTGGCTCTAATTCCGAACTTGTTAAATTCACCGCTCCAGCTGATGCAGAATTCCTTCATTATGGCTATTGCAAATCAATTAAATCGATTCCAATGACTCCTGACGGAAAACCAACTCCTGCATTAATAACTAAATCCGCATTAGAATCAGCTAGCATACCGCTAGTAGTAATTAATGCTGGAAGTAAGGTTGAACCTCAATTACCATTTATTCAGACTGGTTTGAAGCCTGGAAATAATATCACACAAAACTTTGGGCTTGACGAGGAATCATTTCTTCATGCAATTGATTATGGCAGAATTATTGGTCGTACTTTGGCATCTCTAACTGATTGTCTTGTTATAGGTGAAAGCCTACCTGGCGGGACCACTACTGCATTAGCAGTAATGAGGGGTTTAGGAATTGATGCTAAGGTAAGTTCTAGTATTCCAAAAAACCCCGTTGAGCTAAAAAATCGTATAGTGACAAACGCATTGAAGAAATTAGATAATGACGATCCCTTCAATGTAGTAAAAGCAGTTGGTGATCCTATGATTCCAACTGTCGCTGGGATGTTAAGCAGCGCATCAGAAATTTCCAAAGTTCTACTTTCAGGTGGTACTCAAATGGCAGCTGTTCTAGCATTTGCAAAATCAATAGGTTACAAATCTGATAATGTAGCAATTGGAACTACGTGTTACATTACAAATGACACAACTGCAAATTTTTTAGAAATAATTAAACAAATTGATGACATATCAATCTTAGTTGTTGATCCAAAACTTGAAAGATCAGAATTTCCAGGCCTGAAATCATTTTCTGAAGGATTCGCAAAGGAAGGCGCCGGTGCGGGAGGATCCTTAATTGCTGCAATGCTAAAGGCAGGACTTGATTCTGAAAAACTACTTCAATTAACTGAAAATCAGTATAAGAGAATTTTTACTTCACAGTAA
- a CDS encoding ArsR family transcriptional regulator translates to MGKTYDHQKIIDCIFDPITSQILSELEDGEKNISHLSNQTEISENEIQDRLFYLVETGFVTMTNDGQSISYSADAEKLSKVIEDEQNFDGAIDGLTKMDSYLN, encoded by the coding sequence ATGGGGAAAACATATGATCACCAAAAAATAATTGATTGCATCTTTGATCCAATTACCTCTCAAATCTTATCAGAACTTGAGGATGGTGAAAAAAATATTTCGCATCTATCTAATCAAACTGAGATATCAGAAAATGAGATTCAAGACCGATTATTCTATCTTGTTGAGACTGGTTTTGTTACTATGACTAATGATGGCCAATCTATCTCATATTCAGCTGATGCAGAAAAACTATCCAAAGTCATTGAAGATGAACAAAATTTTGATGGTGCAATTGATGGATTAACAAAAATGGATAGTTACCTTAACTGA
- a CDS encoding VWA domain-containing protein — MAHHDYKNLVYFANKTKKESSKDNNRLSEENLEKILESLAKQAMREKPPTMEELESILQESTGSSKGNDKENQSNSQNLEEEQGSASITKLLQNEGYLRNDTQWLTNKAFFQIGNKILQDVMKDLSSAEFGLHETNVSGSGNVVIDSTKKFEPGDEIKQLSVPQTLLNSIQRILKTQEIKFPISIEPDDLEEYETLEDVKTSVVYCIDLSSTMKQSLGSNVSRLVAAKKALWSLYVLNKKFFPSDSVFVVGFASMASIVNPFDIPFLKTFDANDNFLHYTNYQAALRLARKILQKNYSQNKRIVLITDGQPSACFIENEYQKNEIISEKPYSNFYSPDPAILSKVQKEKKMRIENNPDRLVYLCYRYKKVDPKIDKRTMIEAKKCLREGIQIDSIVVSDEFELLDYVKELEKELKGKTYHIDNSNMDKVLVTDYLTNTKKVLNVLKHW; from the coding sequence ATGGCGCATCATGACTATAAAAATTTAGTATATTTTGCAAACAAAACAAAAAAAGAATCATCAAAAGACAACAATCGTCTATCAGAAGAAAACTTAGAAAAAATTCTAGAATCTTTGGCAAAACAAGCAATGAGAGAAAAGCCCCCTACTATGGAAGAGCTAGAATCCATTCTGCAAGAATCTACAGGCTCATCAAAAGGTAATGATAAGGAAAATCAAAGTAATTCACAAAATTTAGAAGAAGAACAGGGATCTGCTTCCATTACAAAACTTCTTCAAAATGAAGGATATCTCCGAAATGATACACAATGGCTCACTAACAAAGCGTTCTTCCAAATCGGAAACAAAATCTTACAAGACGTAATGAAAGATCTCAGCTCTGCTGAATTCGGATTACATGAAACTAACGTATCTGGTTCTGGTAACGTGGTGATTGACTCTACAAAAAAATTTGAACCAGGCGATGAAATCAAACAGCTAAGCGTTCCTCAAACTTTACTGAATTCAATTCAAAGAATCCTAAAAACACAAGAAATTAAATTTCCAATCTCAATTGAGCCAGACGATTTAGAAGAATATGAAACCCTTGAAGATGTTAAAACATCAGTAGTTTACTGTATAGATCTTAGTTCAACTATGAAACAATCACTTGGTTCAAATGTTAGTAGATTAGTAGCCGCAAAAAAAGCCTTATGGAGTCTTTATGTTTTAAATAAAAAATTCTTTCCTAGTGATTCAGTTTTTGTCGTGGGATTTGCTTCTATGGCATCTATTGTGAATCCTTTTGATATTCCATTTTTAAAAACATTTGATGCAAATGATAATTTTTTACATTATACCAATTATCAAGCAGCATTACGTCTGGCAAGAAAAATTCTTCAAAAAAATTATTCTCAAAATAAAAGAATTGTTTTAATTACTGATGGTCAGCCTAGTGCATGCTTTATTGAAAATGAATATCAAAAAAATGAAATAATTTCAGAAAAACCATATTCCAATTTTTACTCTCCTGATCCAGCCATTCTCTCTAAAGTGCAAAAAGAAAAAAAGATGAGAATTGAAAATAATCCTGACAGGCTAGTGTACCTATGCTATCGTTACAAAAAAGTCGATCCTAAAATCGATAAAAGAACCATGATTGAGGCTAAAAAATGCTTACGGGAAGGAATCCAGATTGACTCTATAGTTGTAAGCGATGAATTTGAATTATTAGATTACGTTAAAGAATTAGAAAAGGAACTTAAAGGAAAGACATATCATATTGATAATTCAAACATGGACAAAGTTCTAGTCACTGATTACTTGACGAATACGAAAAAAGTTTTAAACGTTTTAAAACATTGGTGA
- a CDS encoding NAD(P)H-hydrate epimerase translates to MEITVDQMYQIENNGHAMGFLKKFMMENAGASAVRRLVEKFGDVQSKNILIFVGMGNNGGDGLVMARHLAGYGAIVTVRLLGTPEKIKTEESKWNWSILEKMQSVQLLYGDELNFNFKTDIIIDGILGTGITGSIREPYASAINFINNSNSFKLAVDVPSGLDPQTGETANVFVKANMTVTFHKMKQGIPKRKDLTGELFAEKIGIPPEAEIGVL, encoded by the coding sequence ATGGAAATTACAGTCGATCAAATGTATCAGATTGAAAATAACGGTCATGCTATGGGATTTTTGAAAAAATTTATGATGGAAAATGCTGGCGCATCTGCTGTAAGACGACTAGTAGAAAAATTTGGTGACGTACAATCTAAGAATATTTTGATCTTCGTTGGAATGGGAAATAACGGGGGTGACGGTCTTGTGATGGCAAGACATTTAGCTGGATATGGGGCAATTGTTACAGTTAGACTCCTTGGTACTCCGGAGAAAATTAAAACTGAAGAAAGTAAATGGAATTGGTCAATTTTAGAGAAAATGCAATCTGTTCAATTACTTTATGGAGATGAATTAAATTTTAATTTCAAAACTGATATTATTATTGATGGAATTCTCGGAACTGGTATTACCGGTTCTATAAGAGAACCTTATGCATCAGCCATTAATTTCATAAATAACTCAAACTCTTTCAAGCTAGCAGTGGATGTTCCATCAGGATTAGATCCACAAACCGGAGAAACTGCAAACGTTTTCGTAAAAGCTAACATGACAGTAACATTTCATAAAATGAAGCAAGGAATTCCAAAAAGAAAAGATCTTACTGGAGAATTATTTGCTGAAAAAATTGGAATACCACCTGAAGCTGAGATTGGAGTATTATGA
- the glmS gene encoding glutamine--fructose-6-phosphate transaminase (isomerizing), which translates to MCSIIGYYGIDTAAPILVKGLKRMEYRGYDSVGVATKSEDKINLKKGVGKVSEVNNTVQLDKLPGTIGIGHTRWATHGKVTDKNAHPHPSNSGRIAIVHNGIIENFSELKKILEKKNYTFKSETDSEVIANLLQMHYDEKLDVKESLIKTLRDLKGHYAFVAMFEDGTLAAARFHEPLIIGVGKESYFLSSDVLGFIEQTDDAIYVDNGDFVLIDSAGLQICNFDGTPVKKQITKVSKEFADAYKGDYAHFTLKEISEQPDTIIKAGENTIEAIEQATDYIKHAKNVYITGSGTSYNAALVAKYLMSKYAKIKLEPIISSELPFSPDSIEPNSILIAISQSGESADVLEAVNIAKKSGAKIISIVNLLTSSLVQESSVVIGMNCGPEIGVAATKSFTSQLGIIYKITEKICAGCIGVDFEKISALIAKILSSHSKIKEVSKQLKDVSDIYILGRGIHYPIASEAALKLKELTYIHAEGIPGGELKHGPLALMDSNVFVVIINPNDSTYNDTITSAREIKARGAKIIGISDKKSDVYDYWIEIPTIEESMFPIIEIIPIQLLAYYSALEKETDPDYPRNLAKSVTVK; encoded by the coding sequence ATGTGTTCAATAATTGGTTATTACGGAATCGATACAGCTGCCCCAATACTAGTGAAGGGCCTAAAAAGAATGGAGTATCGGGGATATGATAGTGTTGGCGTAGCCACTAAATCAGAAGATAAGATTAATCTAAAAAAAGGAGTAGGCAAAGTCTCCGAAGTTAACAATACAGTGCAACTTGACAAGCTTCCAGGTACCATCGGAATTGGGCACACTAGATGGGCAACTCACGGCAAAGTGACGGATAAGAATGCTCATCCACACCCAAGTAATTCAGGAAGAATTGCCATAGTACATAATGGAATAATTGAGAATTTTTCTGAATTAAAAAAAATTCTTGAAAAGAAAAATTATACTTTCAAAAGTGAAACAGATAGTGAAGTAATTGCAAATTTACTACAGATGCATTATGATGAAAAGTTAGATGTTAAAGAGTCCTTGATAAAAACACTAAGAGATCTAAAAGGACATTATGCCTTTGTGGCAATGTTTGAAGACGGTACGCTTGCAGCTGCAAGATTTCATGAACCATTAATAATCGGAGTTGGGAAAGAGTCTTATTTTTTGTCCAGTGATGTTTTAGGATTTATTGAACAAACAGATGATGCAATTTATGTAGACAATGGTGATTTTGTGTTAATCGATTCTGCAGGATTGCAAATATGTAATTTTGATGGAACGCCAGTAAAAAAACAGATAACAAAAGTTTCAAAAGAATTTGCTGATGCATATAAGGGAGATTATGCACATTTTACCCTAAAAGAAATTTCGGAACAACCAGATACCATTATCAAGGCAGGAGAAAATACCATTGAAGCAATAGAACAGGCAACGGACTATATCAAACATGCAAAAAATGTCTACATAACAGGTAGTGGTACAAGTTACAATGCTGCACTAGTAGCAAAATATCTCATGTCAAAATATGCAAAAATAAAATTAGAGCCAATAATTTCTAGCGAGCTTCCGTTTTCTCCTGATTCTATTGAACCCAATTCAATTCTAATTGCCATTTCTCAAAGTGGAGAAAGTGCAGATGTTTTAGAAGCAGTAAACATTGCAAAAAAATCAGGTGCGAAGATCATATCAATAGTGAATCTACTAACTTCCTCCCTTGTTCAAGAATCTTCGGTAGTAATTGGCATGAATTGCGGTCCGGAAATTGGAGTTGCAGCAACGAAGAGTTTCACATCACAATTAGGAATTATCTATAAAATAACTGAAAAAATATGTGCTGGATGTATAGGAGTAGACTTTGAGAAAATATCAGCGTTAATTGCAAAAATTCTATCGAGTCATTCAAAAATCAAGGAGGTCTCTAAACAGCTAAAAGATGTATCTGACATCTACATTTTGGGAAGGGGAATTCACTATCCAATCGCATCAGAGGCTGCATTGAAATTAAAAGAATTAACTTACATCCATGCTGAAGGAATTCCAGGAGGAGAATTAAAACACGGACCATTGGCATTAATGGATTCAAATGTTTTTGTTGTAATCATAAATCCTAATGATTCAACCTATAATGATACAATTACCAGTGCAAGAGAGATTAAAGCTAGAGGAGCTAAGATTATTGGAATCTCAGATAAGAAGAGTGATGTTTATGATTATTGGATTGAAATTCCCACAATAGAAGAGTCAATGTTTCCGATTATAGAAATAATTCCTATTCAATTATTGGCATATTATTCCGCACTTGAGAAAGAAACTGATCCTGACTATCCAAGGAATTTAGCAAAATCAGTTACTGTGAAGTAA
- a CDS encoding 30S ribosomal protein S13 encodes MATQEYRHIVRIVGNDIPGSKKMLVGLTQIRGVGYNFANAILHKLKIDTNDSIGYLSESQVQAIEGILQDPASANFPLWFLNRRKDVETGRNIHLITSDIEFTVRNDVERERTTGSWRGYRHMFGLKVRGQRTRTTGRKGGAVGVAKGGKVMPAGGAGAPAAGAVPAAGAAPAAGAAPAVDAKPAAGAKPAADAKPAAGAKPAAKKE; translated from the coding sequence TTGGCTACACAAGAATATAGACACATTGTTAGAATTGTGGGAAATGATATACCAGGAAGTAAAAAGATGCTGGTAGGTTTAACCCAAATTCGTGGTGTTGGATATAATTTTGCTAATGCAATATTGCATAAATTAAAAATTGATACAAATGATAGTATAGGTTATCTTTCTGAATCTCAAGTTCAGGCAATAGAAGGGATTTTACAAGATCCAGCTTCTGCAAATTTTCCACTTTGGTTCCTAAATAGAAGAAAGGATGTAGAAACAGGAAGAAATATTCATTTGATAACATCTGATATTGAGTTTACAGTAAGAAATGATGTTGAAAGAGAAAGAACCACTGGAAGTTGGAGAGGTTACCGTCACATGTTTGGATTAAAAGTTAGAGGTCAGAGAACGAGAACCACTGGAAGAAAAGGTGGAGCAGTAGGAGTTGCTAAAGGTGGTAAAGTTATGCCAGCTGGTGGTGCAGGTGCTCCAGCAGCAGGTGCAGTTCCAGCAGCAGGTGCAGCTCCAGCAGCAGGTGCAGCTCCAGCAGTCGACGCAAAACCAGCAGCAGGTGCAAAGCCAGCTGCTGACGCAAAACCAGCAGCAGGTGCAAAGCCAGCTGCAAAGAAAGAGTAG
- a CDS encoding divalent cation transporter, translating to MEINQTSKAKIIASGVIPFAFLIILIAYIFGPGAELLDLGIALPEISIEKVEFHKSEIHATVRNTGPIPVEIVMADVNDRIHPAAVEPDRFLERFETALVRIPFEWNAAEPYIIGITIEDGTRFEKEIEAAAPAVQPTIELTGYFAIIGTYVGVIPVMIGLLWLPFIKRISKSKYHFFLALTAGLLLFLAIDSIEEAIDVSNENLSGSFNGALLVATVITLSFLGLYYSGSKLTQSVVSSRFSKPIAIALMISIGIGLHNFGEGLAIGAAVGLGSIAFSTFLIVGFALHNTTEGIAIAAPMSRGKLMIGKLIGLGLIAGSPAIFGAWVGGFVYSPFTAVVFLSVGAGAIFQVIVVLLKWLKEEGDKNLSSASFASGFALGMLIMYLTSILV from the coding sequence ATGGAAATTAATCAAACATCTAAAGCAAAAATCATTGCAAGTGGGGTCATCCCTTTTGCATTTCTGATTATTTTAATCGCATACATTTTTGGTCCAGGTGCTGAACTTTTAGACCTTGGCATTGCTTTACCTGAGATTAGTATTGAAAAAGTTGAATTTCATAAATCTGAAATTCATGCAACTGTAAGAAATACTGGACCTATTCCTGTAGAGATTGTAATGGCTGATGTTAACGATAGAATTCATCCTGCCGCAGTAGAACCTGACAGATTTCTAGAAAGATTTGAGACTGCTTTAGTAAGAATCCCATTTGAATGGAATGCAGCTGAACCATACATTATTGGTATAACTATTGAGGACGGAACAAGATTTGAAAAAGAGATAGAGGCCGCAGCCCCTGCTGTCCAACCTACTATTGAGTTAACAGGGTATTTTGCTATTATCGGAACTTATGTCGGAGTAATTCCTGTCATGATTGGATTACTTTGGTTGCCTTTTATCAAAAGAATAAGTAAAAGTAAATATCATTTTTTTCTAGCCTTAACGGCTGGACTATTACTCTTTTTGGCAATTGATTCTATTGAGGAAGCAATTGATGTATCCAATGAAAATCTCTCAGGCAGTTTTAATGGAGCTCTGCTTGTAGCCACAGTAATCACTCTATCATTTTTGGGATTGTATTATTCTGGTTCGAAACTTACACAAAGTGTAGTATCGTCTCGTTTTTCAAAACCAATTGCAATAGCACTTATGATTTCAATAGGAATTGGATTACATAATTTTGGTGAAGGACTCGCAATCGGAGCTGCTGTGGGACTAGGTTCTATTGCGTTTAGCACTTTTCTAATTGTAGGATTTGCTTTACACAATACTACTGAGGGTATAGCGATTGCTGCACCAATGTCACGAGGAAAATTAATGATAGGAAAACTCATTGGTCTTGGATTAATTGCAGGCTCTCCTGCCATATTTGGTGCCTGGGTTGGAGGTTTCGTTTATTCTCCATTCACTGCAGTTGTATTTTTATCAGTAGGAGCCGGTGCAATATTTCAGGTAATTGTTGTATTGTTAAAATGGCTCAAGGAAGAGGGCGACAAGAATCTTTCTAGCGCATCATTTGCTTCAGGTTTTGCATTAGGAATGCTAATCATGTATCTGACAAGCATATTGGTTTAG